From a single Streptomyces misionensis genomic region:
- a CDS encoding MFS transporter, with amino-acid sequence MTHPLRSRDFRLLFVSRTMSTLSDALVPTALSLAVVEVTGSATSLAVVLGCALGARLLTLPVAGVLADRYDTRRVAFAADLVRVLTQAMVAVQLVGPHPSIALIAVAQAVAGVASAVGLANLSPLVIRAVPGSGARRQKANSLMGVAKSISQLAGPALAGASIWAVGTGWVFVLDSAAFAVSATMMLLVRLDGEAAPAGTRRPVLAGLAEGWAEVRARDWYWISLIAHATWNFAANVLLTLGPLVAVTRLGGQGTWIAVTQAGGIGLLAGSLVAGRARPRRPILAGNLVLASYALPLALFAVAAPVPVLVAGYGIAMAGLGFLNPTWQTAVQTAIPPHVLARVASYDWLVSLAAQPLGVILAPIALHAWGAEPPFAAAAVLVAVVCAGTALAPGVRDLRLERPRVTAPDGTRPLGGVPRDEAAGTP; translated from the coding sequence GTGACTCACCCTCTTCGTTCACGTGACTTCCGGCTCCTCTTCGTCAGCCGCACCATGTCCACGCTCAGCGACGCGCTGGTGCCCACCGCGCTGAGTCTCGCCGTGGTGGAGGTGACCGGTTCGGCGACCTCGCTGGCCGTGGTGCTCGGCTGCGCGCTGGGGGCACGGCTGCTCACGCTGCCCGTGGCCGGCGTGCTGGCCGACCGCTACGACACCCGCCGGGTGGCCTTCGCCGCCGATCTGGTCCGGGTGCTGACGCAGGCGATGGTCGCCGTCCAGCTGGTCGGTCCGCACCCCTCGATCGCGCTGATCGCCGTGGCCCAGGCGGTGGCGGGGGTCGCCTCGGCCGTCGGTCTCGCCAATCTCTCGCCGCTCGTCATCCGCGCGGTGCCCGGCTCGGGGGCGCGGCGGCAGAAGGCCAACTCGCTCATGGGGGTGGCCAAGAGCATCTCCCAGCTGGCGGGCCCCGCCCTGGCCGGCGCGTCGATCTGGGCGGTCGGCACCGGCTGGGTGTTCGTGCTCGACTCGGCCGCCTTCGCGGTCAGCGCGACCATGATGCTGCTCGTCCGGCTGGACGGGGAGGCGGCGCCGGCCGGCACCCGGCGCCCGGTCCTCGCGGGACTGGCCGAGGGCTGGGCCGAGGTGCGCGCCCGGGACTGGTACTGGATCAGCCTGATCGCACACGCGACCTGGAACTTCGCCGCCAACGTGCTGCTCACCCTCGGTCCGCTCGTCGCGGTCACCCGGCTCGGCGGACAGGGCACGTGGATCGCGGTGACCCAGGCGGGCGGCATCGGCCTGCTGGCCGGCTCGCTGGTGGCCGGACGGGCCCGGCCCCGGCGCCCGATCCTGGCCGGCAACCTGGTCCTGGCGAGCTACGCCCTGCCCCTGGCCCTGTTCGCCGTCGCGGCACCGGTGCCCGTGCTCGTCGCCGGGTACGGCATCGCGATGGCGGGCCTCGGCTTCCTCAACCCCACCTGGCAGACCGCGGTGCAGACGGCCATTCCGCCGCACGTGCTCGCCCGGGTCGCCTCCTACGACTGGCTGGTCTCGCTCGCCGCGCAGCCGCTCGGCGTGATCCTGGCCCCGATCGCCCTGCACGCCTGGGGCGCCGAGCCGCCCTTCGCGGCCGCGGCCGTCCTGGTCGCCGTCGTCTGCGCCGGCACCGCGCTGGCGCCCGGGGTGCGCGACCTGCGCCTCGAACGGCCCCGCGTCACCGCCCCGGACGGCACCCGTCCGCTCGGCGGGGTGCCGCGGGACGAGGCGGCGGGCACGCCCTGA